From a region of the Candidatus Eremiobacteraceae bacterium genome:
- a CDS encoding DUF5069 domain-containing protein codes for MSTHVIPMVSSGTAGPLGAIHLPRLWAKLTLDAAGKLPDDYDACGTGFDQLTISDLGLKKDEVVAFVASKRPTYVEFEEWVVAHGKTDPETIRKHNENVRGYHHGDETAAKMRTAMGLKRGDVKDAVTLNTLEDLHALHSAVTK; via the coding sequence ATGAGCACTCACGTCATTCCGATGGTCAGCTCCGGCACAGCGGGGCCGCTGGGCGCCATCCACTTGCCGCGCCTTTGGGCCAAGCTCACGCTCGACGCCGCCGGCAAGCTGCCCGACGACTACGATGCTTGCGGCACCGGTTTCGATCAGCTGACGATCAGCGATCTCGGCCTGAAGAAGGATGAAGTCGTCGCATTCGTCGCGTCAAAGCGGCCGACATACGTCGAATTCGAAGAGTGGGTCGTCGCGCACGGCAAGACCGATCCTGAGACCATCCGCAAGCACAACGAGAACGTGCGCGGTTACCATCATGGCGATGAGACCGCCGCTAAGATGCGGACCGCGATGGGCCTCAAGCGCGGCGACGTGAAGGATGCGGTGACCCTCAACACGCTCGAGGACCTTCACGCGCTCCATTCCGCCGTCACGAAGTAA
- the rpsU gene encoding 30S ribosomal protein S21, with the protein METRVGPNESIDSALKRFKKMCQKSGVLAEARRHEHYEKPSVRRKKKSAAARKRRS; encoded by the coding sequence ATGGAAACGAGAGTCGGTCCCAACGAATCGATCGACAGCGCCCTCAAACGCTTCAAGAAGATGTGCCAGAAATCAGGCGTGCTTGCTGAAGCGCGTCGCCACGAGCACTATGAGAAACCCAGCGTGCGGCGCAAGAAGAAGTCTGCCGCAGCGCGCAAGCGCCGTTCGTAG
- a CDS encoding GatB/YqeY domain-containing protein: protein MEHKSIADRLGDDLKAAMKARDADRMATLRMAISAMSYQRIERNAALTPQEQEDVMRKQVKQREDSIEEFTKAGRMELADKEKREREILKEYLPAEMAPEQLKSEVAGILAGLGPDAKFGDAMKAVVPVLGKRANGKAIQEAVKAAMAGKS, encoded by the coding sequence ATGGAACACAAGAGCATCGCCGACCGCCTTGGCGACGACCTCAAAGCGGCGATGAAAGCGCGCGACGCCGACCGCATGGCCACGCTTCGCATGGCGATTTCCGCCATGAGCTACCAACGCATCGAGCGCAACGCGGCGCTCACGCCGCAAGAGCAAGAAGACGTGATGCGCAAGCAGGTCAAACAGCGCGAAGACTCGATCGAGGAGTTCACCAAAGCCGGCCGCATGGAGCTCGCGGACAAAGAGAAGCGCGAACGCGAGATCCTCAAGGAATATCTGCCGGCCGAAATGGCGCCCGAGCAGCTCAAGAGCGAGGTCGCCGGCATCCTCGCGGGTCTTGGCCCCGATGCGAAATTCGGCGACGCGATGAAAGCGGTCGTGCCGGTGCTCGGCAAACGCGCCAACGGCAAGGCGATCCAAGAGGCGGTCAAAGCGGCCATGGCGGGCAAGTCATGA
- a CDS encoding NfeD family protein, with protein sequence MSRSRHYMALASLVAVLLGAGGFAAAAVTQSSAKVQVVQVDGVINAGMSHRIQRAIDDAHANGARVLLLEIKTDGGVVDDANDIKDALRTSGLTTIAYVDRAWSAGALIALACDKIYMAPESSMGAAEPVLIGGGGTTQPAGEKAISAVKAEFQSLAEAHHRDPQIAAAMVDPSLDVPGVKTKGHLLTLSAEQARKLKFVDGIADTPVAALEAAGVHGAVMATTEPSLGERIAQFVTDPIVSGILLTIGFLGLFIEMQTLHLVAGIIGVAALALFFGGHIIAGASNWVIVALFALGVVALLFELHVLPGHGISGLVGALLILTSIVMAFGAAFWLTGIVYTSIALALAIIVFFVLLRWLPESAFVRRIAFAGGQSVEAGYVTSRPLDHLVGKQGLAETYLRPAGVASIDGSRYQVQTNGDFIPAQTRILVARVEGATIFVTRAA encoded by the coding sequence ATGAGCAGATCGCGCCACTACATGGCGCTAGCCTCGCTGGTCGCTGTTCTGCTCGGCGCAGGCGGTTTCGCTGCGGCGGCGGTCACCCAGTCCAGCGCTAAAGTGCAAGTCGTCCAGGTCGACGGCGTGATCAACGCCGGCATGTCGCATCGCATCCAGCGCGCTATCGACGACGCGCACGCCAATGGGGCACGCGTGCTGCTGCTCGAGATCAAGACCGACGGCGGTGTCGTCGACGACGCCAACGACATCAAAGACGCGCTGCGCACCTCTGGACTCACCACCATCGCGTACGTGGACCGAGCGTGGTCGGCCGGCGCGTTGATCGCGCTCGCGTGCGACAAGATCTACATGGCGCCCGAATCGAGCATGGGAGCCGCCGAGCCGGTATTGATCGGCGGCGGCGGCACGACGCAGCCCGCCGGCGAGAAAGCGATCTCGGCGGTCAAAGCCGAGTTCCAGTCGCTGGCCGAAGCGCACCATCGCGATCCGCAGATCGCCGCCGCGATGGTGGACCCTTCGCTTGACGTGCCCGGCGTCAAGACGAAAGGCCATCTGCTGACGCTGTCCGCCGAACAGGCGCGCAAGCTCAAGTTCGTGGACGGCATAGCCGACACGCCGGTCGCAGCGCTCGAAGCCGCCGGAGTGCACGGCGCCGTGATGGCGACGACCGAGCCGTCATTGGGCGAGCGCATCGCGCAGTTCGTCACCGATCCGATCGTCTCGGGCATACTGCTCACGATCGGCTTCCTGGGCCTGTTCATCGAGATGCAGACCCTGCATCTGGTGGCGGGCATCATCGGCGTCGCTGCGCTGGCCCTGTTCTTCGGGGGCCACATCATCGCCGGGGCGTCGAACTGGGTCATCGTCGCGCTTTTCGCGCTGGGCGTCGTCGCCCTGCTCTTCGAATTGCACGTGCTGCCCGGACACGGCATCTCGGGCCTGGTCGGCGCGCTGCTGATCCTCACCAGCATCGTCATGGCGTTCGGCGCCGCGTTCTGGCTCACCGGCATCGTCTACACCTCGATCGCGCTGGCCCTGGCGATCATCGTGTTTTTCGTCTTGCTGCGCTGGCTGCCGGAGAGCGCGTTCGTGCGGCGCATCGCCTTCGCCGGCGGGCAGTCGGTCGAGGCCGGCTACGTCACCTCGCGGCCGCTCGATCATCTCGTCGGCAAACAGGGCCTGGCCGAGACTTATCTGCGGCCGGCGGGCGTCGCGTCCATCGACGGCAGCCGCTATCAGGTCCAGACCAACGGTGATTTCATCCCGGCGCAGACCCGCATCCTCGTCGCACGGGTCGAAGGCGCCACCATCTTCGTGACGCGAGCAGCGTAA
- the floA gene encoding flotillin-like protein FloA (flotillin-like protein involved in membrane lipid rafts) — MTFGISVGLFIIVLLLIIAFFVFLYYVPLGLWVRAAAAGVRLGIFSLFRMRVIGIPPSVIVDSLIMARKAGIDVNDSQLQAQYLSGGHLDRVVLALIAAQRAQIPLEWQRACAIDLAGRNPLDAVQTSVNPKVIETPIFQGVAKDGIQLNVKARITVRTNMDRYVGGAGEPTIIARVGEGVVAAIGGSENYKEVLENPDHISKTVLAKGLDAGTAFEIVSIDIADVDVGRNVGADLQTAQAEADRRVAQAKAAERQYAAQAQEQEMKAQTQAMRAKVVEAEALVPAAIADAFRGGNLGVMDYYRMRNVLADTEMRQSLSGAGGTQQSGGSGGLTPPPSSPPSSGS, encoded by the coding sequence ATGACTTTCGGTATTAGCGTCGGCCTGTTCATCATCGTGCTGCTGCTCATCATCGCGTTCTTCGTGTTCTTGTACTACGTACCGCTGGGACTGTGGGTGCGCGCGGCGGCGGCAGGCGTCCGGCTGGGCATCTTCAGTCTCTTCCGCATGCGGGTCATCGGCATTCCGCCCTCGGTCATCGTCGATTCGCTGATCATGGCGCGCAAGGCCGGCATCGATGTGAACGATTCGCAGCTGCAAGCACAGTATCTGTCGGGCGGCCATCTCGACCGCGTGGTGCTCGCGCTGATCGCGGCGCAGCGCGCGCAGATCCCGCTCGAATGGCAGCGCGCCTGTGCGATCGACCTCGCCGGCCGCAATCCGCTCGACGCGGTGCAGACCTCGGTCAATCCGAAGGTCATCGAGACGCCGATCTTCCAGGGCGTAGCCAAAGACGGCATCCAGCTCAACGTCAAGGCGCGCATCACCGTGCGCACCAACATGGACCGCTACGTCGGCGGCGCCGGCGAGCCGACGATCATCGCGCGCGTGGGCGAGGGCGTCGTCGCGGCGATCGGCGGCAGCGAGAACTACAAAGAGGTGCTCGAGAACCCCGACCATATCTCCAAGACCGTGCTCGCCAAAGGACTTGACGCCGGCACGGCGTTCGAGATCGTGTCGATCGACATCGCCGACGTCGACGTCGGACGTAACGTCGGCGCCGACCTGCAGACCGCGCAAGCCGAGGCAGACCGGCGCGTCGCGCAGGCCAAGGCCGCCGAACGCCAATACGCCGCGCAGGCGCAAGAGCAGGAGATGAAGGCGCAGACCCAAGCGATGCGCGCGAAAGTGGTCGAGGCGGAAGCGCTCGTGCCGGCCGCCATCGCCGACGCGTTCCGCGGCGGCAATCTCGGCGTGATGGATTACTATCGGATGCGCAACGTGCTCGCCGACACCGAGATGCGCCAATCGCTCTCCGGCGCGGGTGGAACGCAACAGTCGGGCGGCAGCGGCGGGCTAACCCCGCCTCCGTCGTCGCCTCCCTCGTCCGGCTCGTAG
- a CDS encoding PhoH family protein produces MSLRGLDDRVRLFGELDGNLTHLERGAGVVLHVDGDEVVVAGETGRVAIASAALETLIKAARSGSDVSALDVELALRAARDGLESESAEGTLATTRRGRPVRPRTPGQRALVEAAAERTLVFAIGPAGTGKTFLAVVLALAALRAGRVQRIVLSRPAVEAGEKLGFLPGDLQEKVDPYLRPLFDALGEILEPQAITRAVERGQIEVAPLAYMRGRTLADAFIVLDEAQNTTNEQMKMFLTRIGAGSRMLVCGDVTQIDLPSAVESGLVAAQRLFAGVPETSIVELTEVDVVRHPLIRRIIEAYARGKL; encoded by the coding sequence ATGAGCTTGCGCGGCCTCGACGACCGCGTGCGTCTGTTCGGCGAACTCGACGGCAACCTCACCCATCTCGAGCGCGGCGCGGGCGTCGTCTTGCACGTCGACGGCGACGAGGTCGTCGTGGCCGGTGAAACCGGCCGCGTGGCGATCGCGTCAGCGGCCCTTGAGACGCTCATCAAAGCGGCGCGCAGCGGGTCGGATGTCAGCGCGCTCGACGTCGAGCTGGCGTTGCGCGCCGCGCGCGACGGGCTCGAAAGCGAAAGCGCCGAGGGCACGCTGGCGACCACGCGGCGCGGCCGGCCGGTCCGGCCCCGCACTCCCGGCCAGCGCGCCTTGGTCGAGGCGGCGGCGGAACGCACGCTGGTGTTCGCCATCGGGCCGGCGGGCACGGGTAAGACGTTCTTGGCGGTCGTGCTGGCGCTCGCGGCGCTGCGCGCTGGTCGCGTGCAGCGCATAGTCCTGTCGCGGCCGGCGGTGGAGGCGGGAGAAAAACTGGGCTTCTTGCCCGGCGACCTCCAGGAAAAGGTAGACCCGTACCTGCGCCCGCTCTTCGACGCGCTTGGCGAGATCCTCGAACCGCAGGCCATCACTCGCGCGGTCGAGCGAGGGCAGATCGAAGTCGCGCCGCTCGCGTACATGCGCGGGCGAACCCTTGCCGATGCGTTCATCGTCCTCGACGAAGCGCAGAACACGACCAACGAGCAGATGAAGATGTTCCTCACGCGCATCGGCGCGGGTTCGCGCATGCTCGTCTGCGGCGACGTGACGCAGATCGACCTGCCGTCCGCGGTCGAATCGGGTTTGGTCGCTGCGCAGCGCTTGTTCGCGGGAGTGCCGGAGACGTCGATCGTCGAGCTCACCGAGGTCGACGTCGTGCGCCATCCGCTCATCCGCCGCATCATCGAGGCGTATGCGCGCGGCAAACTATGA
- the ybeY gene encoding rRNA maturation RNase YbeY gives MHVRRARKAPKRTARFERAVLHTLAAAAPQVRGDVTLVLTTDEAVRRLNRRYRGKDVPTDVLSFELGGGERPGEPFGDVVVSVDAARRQARDYDATLSEELLRLIVHGTLHLCGYDHHERREAARMHGLTRRLIKELSADG, from the coding sequence GTGCACGTGCGCCGCGCACGCAAGGCGCCCAAACGCACCGCCCGCTTCGAACGCGCCGTCTTGCACACCCTCGCGGCGGCGGCGCCGCAGGTGCGCGGTGACGTGACGCTCGTGCTGACAACCGATGAAGCCGTCAGGCGGCTCAACCGGCGCTATCGCGGCAAAGATGTGCCGACCGACGTGCTCTCATTCGAGCTCGGCGGCGGCGAACGCCCGGGTGAACCGTTCGGCGACGTGGTCGTCTCCGTCGACGCCGCGCGCCGCCAAGCGCGCGATTACGACGCCACCCTGAGCGAGGAGCTGCTGCGGTTGATCGTGCACGGCACGCTGCATCTGTGCGGCTACGATCATCACGAGCGCCGCGAGGCCGCGCGCATGCACGGCTTGACGCGCCGGCTCATCAAGGAGCTGTCCGCCGATGGCTGA
- a CDS encoding diacylglycerol kinase family protein — translation MAERPFSRALADAADGVATTVREQRNIRIQVALGALAVIAAAIVRFDAIHWAVLALTIGAVLAAELFNTALERAVDCASTVESPLARSAKHAAAGAVLLACVTALAVGFALFASVLWHR, via the coding sequence ATGGCTGAGCGGCCGTTCAGCCGGGCGCTTGCCGATGCTGCCGACGGCGTCGCCACCACCGTGCGCGAACAGCGCAATATCCGCATCCAGGTCGCGCTCGGCGCCCTCGCCGTCATCGCCGCTGCCATCGTGCGTTTCGACGCCATTCACTGGGCGGTGCTGGCCTTGACGATCGGCGCCGTGCTGGCCGCCGAGCTGTTCAATACGGCGCTCGAGCGCGCGGTGGACTGCGCGTCGACCGTCGAATCGCCCCTCGCGCGCTCCGCAAAACACGCCGCTGCGGGAGCGGTGCTCCTTGCCTGTGTGACGGCGCTGGCCGTCGGTTTCGCCCTCTTCGCGAGCGTGCTGTGGCACCGCTGA
- a CDS encoding hemolysin family protein — MTDPRLFSLLAIIALIILSALFSASEAALLAMSRLRLLQRTDDSVSRSLTELLDDRNRYLTTMLIGNTIVLLAADSVATWLAIQLGVASPVLVATVVMTLAVLIFAEILPKMIAVQDPMRWAPRLAWFLRGMRVVLAPVTWALVGVTSGIIRLFGGDPKAHGPYVTEDDIRALVNAGEAHGVIEEEEKEMIHSIFELGDTAVSEVMTPRIDIVCADANGPASAGVELAIKEGYSKLPVYEGNIDHIIGVVHDRELLVALSRGELSKPLRELMRPVKAIPETKKVDELIREMQAEKVSVAIVVDEYGGTAGLVTMEDLLEEIVGEIMDEYDVGEHDTPAEIKHLADGDAVVDARMSIEDVNEELGLHLPTEDFESIGGYAFGQFGRVPLPGDEISLAPGVTLVVEETAGRRLRSVRIKKAGPTNGAAAATDSERSMKPANRHT, encoded by the coding sequence ATGACGGATCCTAGGCTGTTCAGCCTGCTCGCCATCATCGCGCTCATCATCCTGTCCGCGCTCTTCAGCGCCTCTGAAGCTGCGCTGTTGGCCATGAGCCGGCTGCGCCTGCTGCAGCGCACCGACGACAGCGTGAGCCGCTCGCTCACCGAGCTGCTCGACGACCGCAACCGCTATCTCACCACCATGCTGATCGGCAACACCATCGTGCTGCTCGCCGCGGATTCCGTGGCGACCTGGCTTGCGATCCAGTTGGGCGTGGCCAGTCCGGTGCTGGTCGCCACTGTGGTGATGACGCTCGCCGTGTTGATCTTCGCCGAGATACTGCCGAAGATGATCGCCGTGCAGGATCCGATGCGCTGGGCGCCGCGTCTGGCCTGGTTCTTGCGCGGCATGCGCGTCGTGCTGGCGCCGGTCACCTGGGCGCTCGTAGGCGTGACCTCCGGCATCATCCGATTGTTCGGCGGCGATCCCAAAGCGCACGGGCCGTACGTGACCGAAGACGACATCCGCGCGCTCGTCAATGCGGGCGAAGCACACGGCGTCATCGAGGAAGAGGAGAAGGAGATGATCCACTCCATCTTCGAGCTCGGCGACACCGCGGTGAGCGAAGTGATGACCCCGCGCATCGACATCGTATGCGCGGATGCGAACGGCCCTGCCTCGGCCGGCGTGGAACTGGCGATCAAAGAAGGCTATTCGAAGCTGCCGGTCTACGAAGGCAACATCGACCATATCATCGGCGTCGTGCACGACCGCGAGCTGCTGGTCGCGCTCAGCCGCGGCGAGTTGTCCAAGCCGCTGCGCGAACTGATGCGCCCCGTCAAAGCTATTCCGGAGACCAAGAAAGTCGACGAGCTCATACGCGAGATGCAGGCGGAGAAAGTCTCGGTGGCCATCGTCGTGGACGAGTACGGCGGCACGGCCGGCCTGGTCACGATGGAGGACCTGCTCGAAGAGATCGTCGGCGAGATCATGGACGAGTACGACGTCGGGGAGCATGACACGCCGGCAGAAATCAAACACCTGGCCGATGGCGACGCGGTGGTGGACGCCCGCATGAGCATCGAGGACGTCAATGAAGAGCTCGGGCTGCACCTGCCGACCGAGGATTTCGAGAGCATAGGCGGCTATGCGTTCGGTCAGTTCGGACGTGTCCCGTTGCCCGGGGATGAGATATCCCTCGCACCCGGTGTGACTCTTGTGGTCGAAGAAACCGCCGGAAG